The following proteins come from a genomic window of Desulfonatronum thioautotrophicum:
- a CDS encoding DUF6785 family protein codes for MSQVVRPRALVLGFVLGLVLCVLTPYNSAYLHNPPLGGGHFPLAPFFIAAWLFVFSAFTGWVRKGAGLLSGLEILTVWVLMVIFSGISYAGLAQTFFVNITAPFYFAEDGFRWAEALQPLLPRAWYPDAHDGGAGMEAVRTIYDGLDSGWEMSWVEVFRQIHWDVWIGPLLAWGAFVLLCFFVMYCLMALLSKQWVVNERINFPLLRVPQLMGEALDKRGMGTFFRDRFLLVGLCSAASLHLLNGLHFYFPHVPEIPTLILAGSYFPKYGLFSGYYNLRMYIFPAFIAFAFLAPRQISFSFWFFYLLAGLVTGILYVSGMQIPQAALGVTFGADFARPEEAQIIGAYLIFFLFILWLARTHLWCQIREMVQPLRLWKRKAGPQGQVDGAADEGICAADRDRERPRHETWEASPWPGWGLLLGGACLVWWCRFFGLPMIAAVLVPMAFFLVLIVASRIIVQGGLPLFTVTAAPSDGLIGTFGSGFLGHVGLLATAVMQKLLFLNLRESLLPTLFHSAKISENVRNHRLWFGVIAGALVVAVALSFVTMLALSYKYGVRDMNMDWATSSTIATYENVQRLLDVPAEPNTWVLAFGGVGALVMLFLVFMYYRVTWWTLHPIGYLTAYTSGMQMLWFCFFLGWLCNHLCLRYGGTGLFNKGRVFFVGLVLGDFLMGGIWALVGMFARAGYNVFPL; via the coding sequence ATGAGCCAGGTCGTCCGACCCAGGGCTCTGGTGCTCGGGTTTGTCCTGGGGCTGGTGCTGTGCGTGCTGACTCCCTACAACAGCGCGTACCTGCATAATCCCCCGCTGGGTGGTGGGCATTTCCCCCTGGCACCCTTTTTTATCGCAGCCTGGCTGTTCGTGTTTTCGGCGTTCACCGGCTGGGTGCGCAAGGGGGCCGGCCTGCTTTCCGGCCTGGAAATCCTGACGGTCTGGGTGCTCATGGTCATTTTCTCCGGCATCTCCTATGCCGGACTGGCCCAGACTTTTTTCGTGAACATCACCGCACCATTCTACTTTGCCGAAGACGGGTTCCGCTGGGCCGAGGCCCTGCAACCGCTGCTGCCACGGGCCTGGTACCCGGACGCCCACGACGGCGGGGCGGGCATGGAGGCGGTGCGGACCATCTATGACGGCCTGGACAGCGGTTGGGAGATGTCCTGGGTGGAAGTCTTTAGGCAGATCCACTGGGATGTTTGGATTGGGCCGCTACTGGCCTGGGGCGCCTTCGTGCTGCTGTGCTTCTTTGTCATGTATTGCCTGATGGCTCTGCTCAGCAAGCAGTGGGTGGTCAATGAACGGATCAACTTTCCGCTGCTCCGCGTGCCGCAGTTGATGGGTGAGGCTCTGGACAAGCGGGGCATGGGCACATTCTTTCGCGACCGGTTCCTGCTGGTTGGCCTCTGCAGCGCCGCCTCCCTGCATCTGCTCAACGGCCTGCATTTCTATTTTCCACATGTGCCGGAAATTCCCACGCTGATTCTGGCCGGATCGTACTTCCCCAAATACGGTCTGTTTTCCGGGTACTACAATCTGCGGATGTACATCTTTCCGGCCTTTATTGCCTTTGCCTTTCTGGCCCCTCGGCAGATCTCCTTCAGTTTCTGGTTCTTCTACCTCCTGGCCGGCCTGGTCACCGGCATCCTCTACGTTTCCGGCATGCAGATTCCCCAGGCCGCCCTGGGCGTGACCTTTGGCGCGGATTTCGCCCGGCCGGAGGAAGCCCAGATCATTGGCGCGTACCTGATTTTTTTCCTGTTCATCCTTTGGCTGGCCAGAACCCATCTCTGGTGCCAGATTCGGGAAATGGTTCAACCGCTGCGGTTATGGAAGCGGAAGGCCGGGCCGCAAGGCCAGGTGGACGGCGCCGCGGATGAGGGAATCTGCGCCGCGGACCGGGACCGGGAGCGACCACGACACGAGACCTGGGAAGCCTCCCCCTGGCCTGGATGGGGGCTGCTGCTGGGTGGTGCTTGCCTGGTTTGGTGGTGCCGGTTTTTCGGACTGCCCATGATCGCGGCTGTTCTCGTGCCCATGGCCTTCTTTCTGGTGCTGATCGTGGCCAGCCGGATCATCGTTCAGGGTGGGCTGCCGTTGTTCACCGTGACCGCCGCGCCCAGCGACGGTTTGATCGGAACCTTTGGCAGCGGATTTCTGGGCCATGTCGGACTGCTGGCCACGGCGGTGATGCAGAAATTGCTTTTCCTGAATCTTCGGGAATCGCTGCTGCCCACGCTGTTCCATTCGGCCAAGATTTCCGAGAACGTGCGCAACCACAGGCTGTGGTTCGGGGTTATCGCCGGGGCGCTGGTGGTCGCCGTGGCCCTGTCTTTCGTGACCATGCTTGCGTTGAGCTACAAGTACGGGGTTCGGGACATGAACATGGACTGGGCCACGAGTTCGACCATTGCAACCTATGAAAACGTGCAGCGCCTGTTGGATGTCCCCGCGGAACCCAATACATGGGTGCTGGCCTTCGGTGGTGTCGGGGCCCTGGTGATGCTCTTTCTGGTTTTCATGTACTACCGGGTGACCTGGTGGACCCTGCATCCCATCGGCTATCTGACCGCGTACACCTCCGGGATGCAGATGCTCTGGTTCTGTTTTTTCCTGGGCTGGCTCTGCAACCACCTCTGTCTGCGCTACGGCGGGACCGGGCTGTTCAACAAGGGGCGGGTCTTTTTCGTCGGTCTGGTGCTCGGCGATTTTCTGATGGGCGGAATCTGGGCCCTGGTGGGCATGTTCGCCAGGGCCGGCTACAACGTCTTTCCCCTTTAG
- a CDS encoding peptide transporter, with product MREDKELKEYRDLLQPPKHFEEGFDWKTIVGAIFIGFLMMPGSMYLQLVIGQGIGPAARWVTIILFAEIAKRAYTELKQQEVFLLYYMAGAALASPFQGLIWSQYLIQSDAAKMLGLVEFIPTWIAPQPESLSYLERTFFHRDWLIPILLLVGAQIIQRIDHFGLGYALYRITSDVEKLPFPMAPVGALGTMALAESTEDRKTGWKWRVFSIGGVIGLVFGFFYVLLPALSGLLLAEQIRLIPIPWIELTQHTEGVLPAVATGLQLDLGLVFLGMVLPFWAVIGGLIGLLVTIVANPILYNFGILHRWHPGMATVETVFANNFDFYMSFGIGLGLAIAVIGVWSVVRSLRQAGDGKLDFSVLFNPPKGRGDINFWISIGIYVFSTLAYIWLCVLLVPTFPWIFFAIYGFVYTPIISYISARMEGMAGQFVSLPLVREASFIAGARFFGYQGIEIWYAPIPMHNYGEATVQFRQIELTGTSLRGIIKAELVVFPVVMIASLIFSQFLWRLAPIPSANYPYAQELWHLQALNTLLMQTSTLEGDSLFFQALNFVIVGAGAVFGLIIYAILTVLGLPILLVYGVVRGLGQSTPHGIILEVFGALLGRYYFYKKYGASWRQYAPVLLAGFSCGMGLTGMMAMGCTLILKSLGRLAY from the coding sequence ATGCGTGAAGACAAGGAACTCAAGGAATATCGCGATCTTCTGCAACCCCCGAAACACTTTGAGGAGGGGTTCGACTGGAAGACCATCGTCGGCGCGATCTTCATCGGTTTTTTGATGATGCCCGGCTCCATGTATCTCCAACTGGTCATCGGGCAGGGCATCGGTCCGGCGGCCCGCTGGGTGACCATCATCCTGTTCGCGGAAATTGCCAAACGCGCTTATACCGAACTGAAACAGCAGGAAGTTTTTCTGCTCTACTACATGGCCGGGGCAGCCCTGGCCTCGCCGTTTCAGGGGTTGATCTGGAGCCAGTACCTGATCCAGTCCGACGCGGCCAAGATGCTCGGACTGGTGGAGTTCATCCCCACCTGGATCGCCCCGCAGCCGGAATCCCTTTCCTATTTGGAACGGACCTTCTTCCATCGGGACTGGCTGATCCCGATTCTGCTGCTTGTGGGCGCGCAGATCATCCAGCGCATCGATCACTTCGGCCTGGGCTACGCCCTGTACCGGATTACCTCGGACGTGGAGAAGCTGCCCTTTCCCATGGCCCCGGTGGGGGCGCTGGGGACCATGGCCCTGGCCGAGTCCACCGAGGACCGCAAAACCGGCTGGAAATGGCGGGTTTTCTCCATCGGTGGGGTGATCGGCCTGGTTTTCGGCTTTTTCTACGTGCTCCTGCCTGCGCTCTCCGGACTGCTCCTGGCCGAACAGATCCGCCTGATACCCATTCCCTGGATTGAACTGACCCAACACACGGAGGGCGTGCTCCCGGCCGTGGCCACCGGGCTACAACTGGACCTGGGGCTGGTATTTCTGGGCATGGTCCTGCCGTTCTGGGCCGTGATCGGCGGCCTCATCGGGCTGCTTGTGACCATCGTCGCCAACCCCATCCTGTACAATTTCGGCATTCTGCACCGTTGGCATCCGGGCATGGCCACGGTGGAGACAGTCTTTGCCAACAACTTCGACTTCTACATGAGCTTTGGTATCGGTCTGGGCCTGGCCATTGCCGTGATCGGGGTCTGGTCCGTGGTTCGGTCCCTGCGGCAGGCCGGAGACGGCAAGCTGGATTTCAGCGTGCTGTTCAACCCGCCCAAAGGCCGCGGAGACATCAACTTCTGGATCTCCATCGGCATCTATGTCTTTTCCACCCTGGCCTACATCTGGCTCTGCGTGCTGTTGGTGCCGACCTTTCCCTGGATCTTTTTCGCCATTTACGGCTTCGTGTACACGCCGATCATCTCCTATATCTCGGCACGGATGGAAGGCATGGCCGGGCAGTTCGTCAGCCTGCCCCTGGTCCGGGAGGCCAGCTTCATCGCCGGGGCCCGGTTCTTCGGTTACCAGGGTATCGAAATCTGGTACGCGCCCATCCCCATGCACAATTACGGCGAAGCCACGGTCCAGTTCCGGCAGATCGAACTGACCGGCACCAGCCTGCGGGGAATCATCAAGGCCGAGCTGGTGGTCTTTCCGGTGGTGATGATCGCTTCCCTGATTTTTTCCCAGTTCCTCTGGCGTCTGGCGCCCATCCCCTCGGCCAACTATCCCTATGCCCAGGAACTTTGGCATCTCCAGGCCCTGAACACCCTGTTGATGCAGACCTCCACTCTGGAAGGCGACTCGCTGTTCTTTCAGGCCCTGAACTTCGTGATCGTGGGTGCCGGCGCGGTGTTCGGGCTGATCATCTACGCCATTTTGACCGTTCTGGGATTGCCCATACTTCTGGTTTACGGCGTGGTCCGCGGGCTTGGGCAGAGCACCCCCCACGGGATCATCCTGGAGGTGTTCGGCGCACTGCTGGGACGGTACTATTTCTACAAAAAGTACGGCGCGTCCTGGCGGCAATACGCCCCGGTGCTCCTGGCCGGGTTTTCCTGCGGCATGGGGCTCACCGGAATGATGGCCATGGGCTGTACGTTGATTCTCAAGTCCCTGGGGCGGCTGGCCTACTGA
- a CDS encoding efflux RND transporter periplasmic adaptor subunit, whose translation MNANKKCTGAPQHEARFLFLLMAAAIWIFLLTASCGPEGQPEQAIQQESRPVKMLEVLSADSLPPLNFPAVIRSAERTELAFTVSGILTELPVVEGRLVQRGTVLARLDDRDVRIRLEADKAAYDLALANYERAQRLAEAQIIAAAELDQLRAAHESAKAILATTRKTLEDTVLHAPFDGVVSIRYVNNFQNIQAKQPIVLFQSPDRLEAVVEIPEPLILRTSRGEDRPDEALVRFDAQPDVALPARFKEVSTEANPRTQTFQAVFSLERPDDLLVLPGVTATLTVERGSPSKTPIFVLPPRALITDASGQTMVWVYGVQTGQAHRREVTVGAPRADGIEVISGLEPGERVIVSGLGHLREGLNVRPMTPLMTH comes from the coding sequence ATGAACGCCAACAAGAAATGCACAGGTGCTCCACAACATGAAGCGCGGTTCTTGTTTCTGCTGATGGCTGCCGCGATCTGGATTTTTCTTCTGACGGCCTCCTGTGGTCCGGAAGGCCAACCAGAGCAGGCGATCCAACAGGAATCCAGGCCGGTCAAGATGCTGGAAGTGCTGTCCGCGGACTCCTTGCCGCCCTTGAATTTTCCAGCGGTAATCCGTTCAGCGGAGCGCACGGAGCTGGCCTTCACCGTCTCCGGCATCCTCACGGAACTCCCGGTGGTGGAGGGCCGTCTGGTCCAGCGTGGAACCGTTCTGGCGCGACTGGACGACCGGGATGTCCGGATCCGGTTGGAGGCGGACAAGGCGGCCTATGATCTGGCCCTGGCCAATTACGAAAGGGCGCAACGGCTGGCCGAAGCCCAGATCATCGCCGCGGCCGAGTTGGACCAGCTGCGCGCGGCCCACGAGTCGGCCAAAGCAATCTTGGCCACAACCCGCAAGACGTTGGAGGATACGGTGCTCCATGCACCCTTCGACGGGGTGGTTTCCATTCGCTACGTGAACAACTTCCAGAACATTCAGGCCAAGCAGCCCATTGTCCTCTTTCAGTCCCCGGATCGGTTGGAGGCCGTCGTCGAAATTCCCGAACCCCTCATCCTGCGCACATCCAGGGGGGAGGACCGGCCGGACGAAGCCCTGGTCCGCTTCGACGCTCAACCCGACGTGGCCCTCCCGGCCCGATTCAAGGAGGTCAGTACCGAGGCCAATCCACGCACCCAGACCTTTCAGGCGGTCTTTTCCTTGGAGCGCCCTGACGACCTGCTGGTCCTGCCCGGAGTAACGGCCACGTTGACCGTGGAACGCGGTTCACCCTCCAAGACGCCGATTTTTGTCCTGCCCCCCAGGGCCTTGATCACGGACGCCTCCGGGCAGACGATGGTCTGGGTGTATGGTGTCCAAACCGGTCAGGCCCACCGGCGCGAGGTAACCGTTGGTGCTCCAAGGGCTGACGGCATCGAGGTCATCAGCGGCCTTGAACCCGGCGAACGGGTGATCGTCAGTGGACTGGGGCATCTGCGCGAAGGCCTGAACGTCCGCCCCATGACCCCCCTCATGACCCATTAG
- a CDS encoding efflux RND transporter permease subunit: MNPALYAIRKETISWLAVLLLLVGGYLAFNSLGRYEDPAFVIRQAVVITPYPGASALQVAEEVTDPIEAAIQQLQEVKQITSISRPGESEVQVEIQMRFAPKQEDLEQIWDKMRRKIADAQTRLPPGAGPSLVNDDFGDVYALFLAVTGSEYSLVELADYAEDLRKELLLVDGVAKVSFFGAPREALFLEVSRASAARYGVSLEQVYEQLRRQTAITPAGSAVVDTARVRVSPGDSSPSLEALRELLVTVDQDAGLVTLGDIANLVLGVADPPRALMRHDGRPAVGIGISNVSGGNVVRMGELVDRRLAELESSRPLGMDLHVVSHQGQSVQESVNSFLANLIAAIAIVVGVLLLFMGLRSGLIIGGVLLLIVAGTLIAMALDGIDMHRVSLGALIIALGMLVDNAIVVTDAMLERIRAGEDRLTVAKEVVGATIWPLLGGTVVGILAFSAIGFSPTGMGEYAGSLFWVIAYSLFLSWLLAVTITPLLCWRFIPAPKGNQVITPYQGFVYSGYCFLLQALLRRPFLSVAVLLMMLGLALFGVRYVPPGFMPDSTRPQFVVDYWLPQGTDIVATSEGLRRVEEVVQGKPGVQAVTSFIGSGGLRFMLTYSPEPANTAYGQLLVDVTDYKVLEHLIPELQHKLDTAFPEAKIKAWKFMLGKPLPSKIEAQFRGPDPRVLRELAEQAKAVMLADPGAVGIQDNWREQVPTIRPLVNEAAARRAGVSSADINTALLTALDGKQIGVYRDGNKLIPMIVRYPETSRSRLVDLETVLVTSPVSGLTVPLAQFVTGFATVFEDTLIRRQDRFPTIKAQCDPPAGEIAGPLFQRLRPQIEAIDLPPGYELSWEGEYEAARESNQGLAVSAPYGFAAMILAVVLMFNALRQPLVIWLTAPLALIGVTVGLLVFRTPFEFMAILGFLSLIGLLVKNAIVLVDQIDLERSVGKPLRQAIVESSVSRMRPVAMGALTTILGVAPLLFDPFFKSMTVVIMFGLGFATLLTLLVVPVFYLLFFQGRESRAA, translated from the coding sequence ATGAATCCCGCCCTGTACGCCATCCGCAAGGAGACCATTTCCTGGCTGGCCGTCCTGCTCCTGCTTGTCGGCGGCTATCTGGCCTTCAACAGTCTCGGGCGCTACGAGGATCCGGCCTTTGTCATCCGGCAGGCCGTGGTGATCACCCCCTATCCCGGAGCCTCTGCGTTGCAGGTGGCCGAAGAGGTCACCGATCCCATTGAGGCGGCCATTCAACAGCTCCAGGAAGTGAAGCAGATCACGTCCATCTCCCGGCCCGGTGAATCCGAGGTCCAAGTGGAGATCCAGATGCGCTTCGCCCCAAAGCAGGAGGACCTGGAGCAAATCTGGGACAAGATGCGCCGTAAGATCGCGGATGCCCAGACCCGCCTGCCCCCCGGAGCGGGTCCTTCCCTGGTCAATGACGATTTCGGGGATGTGTATGCCCTGTTTTTGGCCGTGACCGGATCGGAATACAGTCTTGTGGAATTGGCGGATTATGCCGAGGATCTGCGCAAGGAACTGCTTCTTGTGGACGGAGTGGCCAAGGTCTCCTTTTTTGGTGCACCCCGCGAGGCATTGTTCCTGGAGGTTTCCCGGGCCAGCGCGGCCCGCTACGGCGTCTCCCTGGAACAAGTCTACGAGCAGCTTCGCCGGCAGACCGCGATCACTCCGGCGGGTAGTGCCGTGGTGGATACGGCCCGAGTCCGCGTCTCGCCGGGGGATTCCTCCCCGAGCCTGGAGGCCCTCCGGGAACTCCTGGTCACCGTTGACCAGGACGCCGGGCTGGTGACCCTGGGTGATATCGCCAACCTTGTCCTGGGTGTCGCTGACCCGCCAAGGGCATTGATGCGCCATGATGGCCGGCCCGCTGTGGGCATCGGCATCTCCAACGTCAGCGGCGGCAATGTGGTGCGCATGGGCGAACTGGTGGACCGGCGTTTGGCGGAACTGGAGAGCAGTCGTCCTCTGGGCATGGACCTGCATGTGGTTTCGCACCAGGGGCAATCCGTACAGGAGTCCGTAAACTCTTTTCTGGCCAACCTGATCGCGGCCATCGCCATCGTGGTGGGGGTGCTGCTGCTCTTCATGGGTCTGCGTAGCGGCCTGATCATCGGCGGCGTGCTCCTGTTAATCGTCGCCGGCACCTTGATCGCCATGGCTTTGGACGGCATCGACATGCACCGGGTTTCCCTCGGAGCATTGATCATCGCCCTGGGCATGCTGGTGGACAACGCCATCGTGGTCACCGACGCGATGCTGGAGCGCATCCGGGCTGGAGAGGACCGCCTGACCGTGGCCAAGGAGGTGGTCGGAGCCACGATCTGGCCGTTGCTTGGCGGGACCGTGGTGGGCATCCTGGCCTTCAGCGCCATCGGCTTTTCGCCCACGGGCATGGGGGAATACGCCGGCTCATTGTTCTGGGTGATCGCCTATTCCCTGTTTCTGAGCTGGCTTTTGGCCGTGACCATCACCCCGCTGCTTTGCTGGCGGTTCATTCCCGCCCCGAAAGGGAACCAGGTGATCACTCCCTACCAGGGCTTCGTCTATAGCGGATACTGTTTCCTGCTTCAGGCTCTGCTCCGCCGGCCGTTTCTCAGTGTAGCGGTTTTGCTGATGATGCTGGGGTTGGCCCTGTTCGGGGTCCGATACGTTCCTCCGGGGTTCATGCCCGACTCGACCCGGCCGCAGTTCGTCGTCGATTACTGGCTGCCCCAGGGTACGGACATCGTGGCCACGTCCGAGGGGTTGCGCCGGGTGGAGGAGGTTGTCCAGGGCAAGCCCGGAGTCCAGGCCGTCACATCATTCATCGGCTCCGGAGGTCTGCGGTTCATGCTCACCTATTCACCGGAGCCGGCCAACACGGCCTATGGGCAATTGCTGGTGGACGTTACCGATTACAAGGTTCTGGAGCATTTGATTCCCGAACTGCAGCACAAGTTGGACACGGCCTTTCCGGAAGCCAAAATCAAGGCCTGGAAGTTCATGCTGGGCAAACCGTTGCCTTCGAAAATCGAGGCCCAGTTCCGCGGACCGGACCCACGGGTACTGCGGGAACTGGCCGAGCAGGCCAAGGCCGTCATGCTCGCTGACCCCGGTGCCGTGGGCATTCAGGACAACTGGCGGGAGCAGGTCCCGACCATCCGCCCACTGGTTAATGAAGCCGCGGCCCGCCGGGCGGGCGTTTCCAGCGCGGACATCAACACGGCATTGCTCACCGCCCTGGATGGCAAACAGATCGGGGTTTATCGCGATGGGAACAAACTGATCCCCATGATCGTCCGCTACCCAGAGACATCCCGCTCCAGGCTCGTGGACCTGGAAACGGTGCTTGTGACCAGCCCGGTCAGCGGATTGACCGTGCCGTTGGCGCAGTTTGTGACCGGCTTCGCCACGGTCTTTGAGGATACCTTGATCCGCCGTCAGGACCGTTTTCCGACCATCAAGGCCCAATGCGACCCGCCGGCAGGGGAGATTGCCGGGCCGCTGTTCCAGCGGCTGCGTCCGCAAATCGAGGCAATTGATCTGCCTCCGGGATACGAGCTGAGCTGGGAGGGCGAGTACGAGGCCGCCCGGGAATCCAATCAGGGGCTTGCCGTTTCCGCTCCTTATGGCTTCGCGGCGATGATTTTGGCCGTGGTGCTGATGTTCAACGCCCTGCGCCAGCCCTTGGTGATCTGGCTCACCGCCCCTTTGGCGCTGATCGGCGTGACCGTGGGCCTTCTGGTATTCCGAACTCCCTTCGAATTCATGGCCATATTGGGCTTTCTCAGCCTGATCGGGCTGTTGGTGAAGAACGCCATCGTTCTCGTGGACCAGATCGATCTGGAGCGATCCGTGGGCAAGCCGTTGCGCCAAGCCATCGTGGAATCCTCGGTAAGCCGGATGCGGCCCGTGGCCATGGGGGCGTTGACCACCATTCTTGGCGTGGCGCCGCTGCTCTTTGATCCGTTTTTCAAAAGCATGACCGTGGTGATCATGTTCGGACTCGGCTTCGCCACCCTGCTGACCCTGCTGGTGGTGCCGGTTTTCTACCTGCTTTTTTTCCAGGGCAGGGAAAGCCGGGCTGCGTGA
- the tsaA gene encoding tRNA (N6-threonylcarbamoyladenosine(37)-N6)-methyltransferase TrmO, giving the protein MRPLMMQPIGTIHTPFTDLKDMPIQPAGAVGVRGRVEVFEEYRDGLKDLDGFSHVILLYAFHRSEGFNLEVVPFMDTVPRGLFATRAPRRPNPIGISVVQLDGLADGVLHVQNIDVLDGTPLLDIKPFFPAFDHPENVRTGWLESAEEKVRATRSDGRFVSGKP; this is encoded by the coding sequence ATGAGACCATTGATGATGCAGCCCATCGGCACGATTCATACACCGTTTACTGACCTGAAAGACATGCCCATCCAGCCGGCCGGAGCTGTGGGCGTGCGGGGGCGGGTGGAGGTGTTCGAGGAATACCGGGACGGCTTGAAAGACCTGGATGGATTTTCCCACGTCATTTTGCTGTACGCGTTTCACCGCAGCGAGGGGTTCAATCTGGAAGTGGTGCCCTTCATGGACACCGTGCCCCGCGGGCTCTTCGCCACCAGGGCCCCCAGGCGGCCGAACCCCATCGGGATCTCCGTGGTCCAACTGGATGGTCTGGCGGACGGCGTGCTGCACGTTCAAAATATCGACGTTCTGGATGGGACCCCGCTATTGGACATCAAGCCCTTTTTCCCCGCATTCGACCATCCCGAAAATGTGCGCACCGGATGGCTGGAAAGCGCCGAGGAAAAGGTCCGGGCAACCAGGTCGGACGGCCGGTTTGTGAGCGGAAAACCATAA
- a CDS encoding superoxide dismutase family protein, with the protein MYTRGIGTSFAAVLIVLALALGAHAENPKATAEFINLQGETIGSAHLEQGPNGTLIRLSLDGLADKPGFHGIHIHEHGDCSDPDQGFMASGGHLNPDGMKHGLMHPEGPDAGDFPNIYIHEGGLVRAELFTNYATLDGTVGARILDETGAALVIHAHPDDHFTQPIGKAGPRIACGVIVPASGAD; encoded by the coding sequence ATGTACACAAGAGGAATAGGAACGAGTTTTGCCGCGGTGCTGATCGTGCTGGCCTTGGCCCTTGGCGCCCATGCGGAAAACCCAAAGGCCACGGCCGAATTCATCAACCTGCAGGGAGAAACCATCGGGTCGGCGCACCTTGAACAGGGCCCGAACGGCACCCTGATCCGGCTTTCCCTGGATGGATTGGCGGATAAACCAGGATTTCACGGCATTCATATTCATGAACATGGGGACTGTTCCGATCCGGATCAAGGCTTCATGGCCTCCGGCGGACACCTCAACCCGGACGGCATGAAACACGGCCTGATGCACCCCGAAGGTCCGGATGCCGGAGATTTCCCGAATATTTACATCCATGAGGGCGGCCTGGTCCGGGCGGAGCTGTTTACAAACTACGCAACGTTGGATGGCACGGTGGGAGCGCGGATACTCGACGAAACCGGCGCGGCCCTGGTTATCCACGCCCATCCGGACGATCATTTCACGCAACCCATCGGCAAAGCCGGTCCTCGAATTGCTTGCGGGGTGATTGTCCCCGCCTCGGGTGCCGACTAG
- a CDS encoding Crp/Fnr family transcriptional regulator: MNSPMDANGPACEFDQNLNMLRNIPLFAELGIEPLKALTYVCKNMRYREGDILFEQGMQDTQAYCLVSGNLEVRHFDGERQATLHRLEPGAFIGALSLITRTKRLFTLQAAGPAICMILPQRHFQSVVVKNPDVAGAFFKALYQAMYRWEEQFISRPAWRTLQETDGYLGVTLL; encoded by the coding sequence ATGAACTCGCCCATGGACGCTAATGGTCCTGCCTGTGAATTCGATCAGAATCTGAACATGTTGCGCAATATTCCCCTGTTTGCCGAGCTGGGTATCGAGCCCCTCAAGGCGCTGACCTATGTTTGCAAAAACATGCGGTATCGCGAGGGAGATATTCTCTTCGAACAGGGCATGCAGGACACGCAGGCCTACTGCCTGGTCAGCGGAAATCTGGAGGTGAGGCATTTCGACGGTGAGCGCCAGGCCACATTGCACCGGCTGGAGCCGGGTGCATTCATCGGGGCGTTGTCGCTGATCACCCGGACCAAACGACTCTTCACCCTCCAGGCTGCCGGACCGGCCATCTGCATGATCCTGCCCCAGCGCCATTTCCAGTCCGTTGTGGTCAAAAATCCGGATGTGGCCGGAGCCTTTTTCAAGGCCCTGTACCAGGCCATGTATCGCTGGGAGGAACAGTTCATCTCCCGCCCGGCCTGGAGAACCCTGCAAGAGACCGATGGTTATCTCGGCGTGACGTTGCTGTAG